CCCGAGGCATTTTCGTAATTATCGGTAATGCGTAAGCAATGTTCGCGGCCATCGACCAAGTACAGATTGAATCCCGCACCTTCCAATAACGGTTCATTGTTGGGCAGGTCGTCGTCCATGCAATAGGTGAAATGGACGCCGGGGT
The window above is part of the Methylomonas sp. ZR1 genome. Proteins encoded here:
- a CDS encoding DUF6129 family protein — its product is MISPEQLQTIAEKINGQALNETVVSGLRGEYPGVHFTYCMDDDLPNNEPLLEGAGFNLYLVDGREHCLRITDNYENASGIVIAEVIPE